From the genome of Haloplanus vescus:
TCGTCGACCGGCGCCTCGAAGAGGACGCGCCGGTGGCGACGTACTACTCCCTGACCGAGAAGGGCCAGTCGCTCTGCCCGGTGTTCGATGCCATCGGCGACTGGGCCGAGGAGTGGATGGCCGAGGAGCCGACAGCCGAGGAATCGACGGCCTGAGTGGGGCGACGAGTCGCCACGGCACGAGCGGCCGCGATGCGACATACTTAGCCGGTCGGGGTCCAATCACCGGCCATGACGCACCTCCTCGTCCGCGCGGCCCGGGGCGAACGGACCGAGCGCCCGCCCGTGTGGCTGATGCGACAGGCCGGCCGCCACATCCCGGAGTACCGCGAGATTCGCGCCGATTACAGCTTCCGCGAAGCCATCGAGACACCGGAGGTGGCCACTCGCATCACGCTTCTCCCGTGGGACCTCTACGAACCCGACGGCCTGGTGATGTTCTCTGACATCCTGACCGTCCTCGAACCGCTTGGCTTCGACTATCACGTTGAGAGCGGCGTCGGTCCGGTCATCGAAAATCCCGTCGACGGCCCGGCAGACGCCGAGCGACCCCACGGCGACGTGGCGACCGACCTCGATTTCGTCGGTGACCTCCTCGACCGACTGGTCGACCGCGTGGGCGACCAGACGGCCATCATCGGCTTCGCCGGCGGGCCCTTCACCCTCGCCTCCTACGCCGTCGCCGGCGGCACGTCGCGCAATCACGGGCCACTCCGACGCTTCCGCGCCCAGCATCCCGAGGCGTTCCGCACCCTCCTCCGCGAGTTCGCGGACGTGGTGCGGGAGTATCTGGAGTATCAGGCCGCCCACGGCGCCGACGTGGTCCAACTGTTCGACACCTACGCCGGCGTCCTCTCCCCCGCCGACTACCGCGAGTTCGTCCTTCCCCTCCATCGCGAGATTCTGGCCGACCTCTCGGTGCCCTCCATCGTCTTCGTGCGCAATATGGGCGGGCGCCTCGACGCACTGGAGGCGACGGGGGCGGACGTGGTGGGACTCGATTGGACCGTCGACATGGCGGA
Proteins encoded in this window:
- the hemE gene encoding uroporphyrinogen decarboxylase gives rise to the protein MTHLLVRAARGERTERPPVWLMRQAGRHIPEYREIRADYSFREAIETPEVATRITLLPWDLYEPDGLVMFSDILTVLEPLGFDYHVESGVGPVIENPVDGPADAERPHGDVATDLDFVGDLLDRLVDRVGDQTAIIGFAGGPFTLASYAVAGGTSRNHGPLRRFRAQHPEAFRTLLREFADVVREYLEYQAAHGADVVQLFDTYAGVLSPADYREFVLPLHREILADLSVPSIVFVRNMGGRLDALEATGADVVGLDWTVDMADARAELGDRPVQGNLDPQHLFGPTDFVRERTQEIIDAAGPRGHILNLGHGVNRNTPVESVKAFVETAKSVSR